The following coding sequences are from one Natrarchaeobaculum sulfurireducens window:
- the cas6 gene encoding CRISPR system precrRNA processing endoribonuclease RAMP protein Cas6 translates to MGELTEKVSRARRVTLTVRPIERFPVPKSDGYPLYGALLGVLDDADESVSKRVHDSPLGSLHNSGLHGVFGDSDRPHHKSVRPDETYEVTLGIVDSDDEAVFQALVKELVLEGSTTELTNGTLRVESFESENVSHEELLKRASDLNDPSVTIRFRTATCLEEADDVTTMFPHRVAVFRSLLNKWNQTAPDELEVELTRDALLSSVIEKPNARTYRTHSVLVNRVKNGDGETRNLFKQGFTGECTYAFKDASESVQNAVVALALFGEYSGVGSAVARGCGNVSVEVTA, encoded by the coding sequence ATGGGAGAACTAACAGAAAAAGTTTCGCGTGCCAGACGTGTCACGCTTACCGTTCGGCCGATCGAACGGTTTCCAGTCCCGAAGTCGGACGGCTATCCGCTCTACGGGGCACTACTTGGAGTTCTCGACGACGCCGACGAATCAGTGAGCAAGCGCGTCCACGATTCTCCGCTTGGGAGCTTGCACAACAGCGGCCTCCATGGCGTCTTCGGTGATAGCGACCGACCCCATCACAAGTCGGTCCGTCCAGATGAGACATACGAGGTCACGCTTGGAATCGTCGATTCCGATGACGAGGCAGTGTTCCAGGCGCTCGTCAAAGAACTCGTGCTTGAAGGATCGACGACCGAGCTCACCAATGGCACGCTCCGGGTGGAATCGTTCGAGAGCGAAAACGTGAGCCACGAGGAGTTGCTCAAGCGTGCGAGCGATCTCAACGATCCTTCGGTCACGATCCGATTCCGGACGGCGACGTGTCTCGAAGAGGCCGATGACGTGACGACGATGTTCCCTCATCGTGTCGCGGTGTTCCGATCGCTACTCAATAAGTGGAACCAGACTGCGCCTGACGAGCTGGAAGTCGAGTTGACTCGAGATGCGTTACTGTCGTCGGTAATCGAGAAGCCCAACGCACGTACGTATCGGACGCATAGCGTGCTTGTTAATCGCGTGAAAAACGGCGATGGCGAGACGCGAAATCTGTTCAAGCAGGGATTCACCGGCGAGTGTACCTATGCGTTCAAGGATGCAAGCGAGTCCGTCCAGAATGCCGTTGTGGCACTCGCGTTGTTCGGTGAGTATAGTGGCGTCGGAAGCGCCGTGGCTCGAGGGTGCGGGAACGTGAGTGTGGAGGTGACAGCATGA